The window GTAATATATATACTAATGTGAGTATACTGATGTGCTCTTTTTAAGAGCACTTATACACACATTTAACTATATAAAATTAACCGCACAAGTAGTAAAAGGATGATCAATGTACTTATTTCATTATCAATTTCCTTATTTGAAGCTCCTTGAATGACAAACACAATTTCCTTGTTTGAAGCTCCTTGAATGCCCTTGTTTGTCGATGACAATGATTTCATTGAAGCCTAAATAACTTAAAGAGGTTTAGGAGAAATTTGACTGAAATAAAACCTTGATCAAATAGAACTTTTACTAAACACTCAAAATTATAGGTCTACCTAATTTTATTTCATTGCAAAATGATTCAATTATGAACCTTCACGTATAGCAGTATGTTGGCAAAACAGAATGTTATTGTAGCTTGTTTGAAGATATGGATGCTGGTGATTAAACaaaattgttatatatatatatttgaagaaATTTAAGTAGATTAATGAATCTTAAATTAAAAGGTAGGATATGCAATTAGAGATTAAGATGCTAGCATGTGGATTGAAACCTGGAGCCAACAGTcctattaaaatttattgaatttctCCTTAGGTATATAATTTGAGTCTCTATGACAGTTACTTGCTCATATGGGGCTCCAAGATCCTATTTTTTTGTCAAACTGTAGGATCCTTACATTCGTGAAACAAGATATTTAATTTAGTAAACACGGAAATATAGTCTAATTTACAAGAATACTATTATGATTGCATATTAGTAAGTTGATTGGTAATCATCAAGGTATATAACAATGAGAATAATCACTGATCTGGTGATAttaaatcacataaaaattgTTCCAATGGAATTAgttgtatatatgaatatgatgtgtTTAGTTTTGGGATAATTTGTTGAAATTGTTGTTTGAATTTTGATTATTTGTATATATGAACATGAGGCTTGAACAAAGGATATGAATTGCAAATAACTTTAATTTCACATTGATACTTTGCATTTTATGTCATGATGATACTTTGCATGTTATGACAAACAATCTTTAGTAACAAATTTCATTCATGTATGTAAATGTTAGATACAAATATCATTAATATGTTTGATAGATTTTTTTTAGTTATAAATGTTACTTATTGTTTGTTTATAATTTGACGCAGGAAAAGTAGCACGGAAGGCGACCGAAGCTCCTAAGACATGACgatatgtattttattttcctttgatTGTCTTGTTGCATTTGTTGTTTGGATTATTATAGAACTTTCATGTTTGATATTATGAGTTGTTGAACTTGTTTGgattttggttagttgtatatatatgaatatgatgtgtTTAGTTTTGGGATGATTTGTTTGGATATAAGATATATGGATTATGGATGTGTTGGATATGATGTGTTTAGTTTTGGGATGATTTGTTTGGATGTCGTATATGGATGTATTGGATATAATTTGTTAAAGATGTTGTAATTGTAATATATGTAAACAGAAAAATCAAAAAACAATTTCTGGATTTTtttttgggacaaattttgcGACAAATATATCTTTGTCGCAAATTTATCGtaaaattcgtcccaaacttcGTCGCAGATTTGggacaaaaattagttttttgtCGCAAAAGAAACAAATTTTGCGATGAATCAAGATTTGTCCCAGAATTCGTCGcagatttgggacaaaattaaGTATTTCGTCGCAAATTAGGAACaacttttgggacgaattcagattcgtcccaaaattcatcGCAAATAGCTTTTTTTCTGCTTGACGTGGTTAACGCGACATTTTTGGAAACCAGTCTCAAATTTGCGACGAATCTGAATTCGTTACAGATTTGTGATGAAAATGTGTTTTTGTCGCAAATTTCCGACGAAAATAGAGTTTTTTTTTCCTCTAGTTATTTGTAATTAGGCAACGTTTTTTGCGACGAAAATTTTTCGTTGTAAATTTGGGACAAAAGTATATGTTTGTTGCAgatataaaattatgaaatttgcaacgaataaatgttcgttgcagatttgcaacgaattctacgacgaaaatttaaatttgacgcaaaaatttccaacgaaaattaTGTATTTGTCGCTAACATTTTGCAACACTATTTTTGGGACGAATAtaatttcgtcccaaaattcgtcgcaAAAAATTATGTATTATGTCAACCGTTGCTTATCAAATTCCAAGTCCCTCTTCATTAATTGATTTCAAAGTTCatttaatctaaaactcaatGGGCTTTTAATTGGGTCGAAGCTGATcgttaatttatatatatatcacgATGTCATTGAGGCGGATCACCAGTTGATTAATTATTAGATCAAATAATTATTAGTGGGTTCTCAATGTATCGATTATGAGTTTTTCGTTAGAGTTTTTATTTCCATGTAAACAAATTTCACTGTCTCTCTCTCTCCGATCCCTTCTCTACGTTACTTCGCTTCGATCCATATTCCATTCCCCTGCGTTTGTCTCCTCCTCTCAAGTAAGCAAAACCCAAAAGGAACTTTTGACTTATGAAAACACATTTCCAATTAGACCCTCCATAACGGTGCAATTTAATTCCCGAGAAAAAAAAGCATTTACCCCTATTTTCCTTAAAATGGCTCCTAAAATTTAAATACATCATTTTAAGAATGCATTCTGATTATAAAAATCAACTAACAACTAGAGTGTAGTTCAGTCTAGTCGAATCGAACTTTTaaacatttaaatttaatttatttgtaatcAAGTTGAATTTGagttttatttaacaaatatattcatgacttacgaacttatttgaatttttatcgaacataaataaatttaataaatataaagtataaatttaaatattcattaaaaattaaattatatatttatagaatattataatattcttattaaaatttataattttattttaataaataaatttaatatatttgtttatatttttcataagtaaaaaataaaatttataaattcaatatcaaaattattattattttatttaaaaattgattcatgaacttaacgaacgtgttcactaATTAACAAGTCTcatgttaaaaatttatttatcttaacaagTCTCATTAAATGAACTTAAACGAATTTTTAATGAATCGAATTTCAAATAGCTCATGAACCACTTAATTTATTTACACTCCTACTAACAACTTATATTAAAAtgagattattattttttaaataaaacatTATATTATCCTGAAATTGATTTGCAAATTAAATTTGCAGCCATTTTGTAATTGTCAAATTTGAAGGTGCAACGTGCTTACACAATAAATTCAACGTTTCTTTTACAAACTAAGAACATTTcttactttttgaaaaataaattttagaatttttttgaccaactaaaattttttatcttttaattataattataatgtaAGCATGtacatataattaatatataaatatgatattattaaaatatctttatacatatatatatatcttttgacTAGACAGATTTGGACTATTTAGTATTATCTTTCTTTTAATTAACAAACTTTGAAGTAATTGTCACACATTTTTTAAATGAGAATAAATTATAGAATGTATTTATCCTAACTTTTAGCATGGAAAAGATAGACACTCAATCATATATTTTATAtccattaaaaattaaagttcaaCATTTATTGAAACAAATCCGTTGAAGCAAGAAGCTATAAAGAGTTGGCAGCCTTTAAAAGTACGCATGCGTTGAATTAAGCAATAAAATGATTTGGTTGATTTGAAAATGAGCCGGCCAAATTTAAGGCACAATGAACCTTTCTAAGTTCTGACTTTTAGCATACACAAATTTATGATTCaattaaaaatcttaaatttaTAATGCACAAACGAACATGGATTAATACAAAATGACTGCGACCTTCCTAGCTTTAAATTAAAACTTCAcatgaatttataatttgaaaaatatcttaagagtattttaaaaaaaaaatgtatcacAATTTATGTCTAGAATGTGAAAAATATTCCAACCTCAAAGCATGCGTGTGAAATCACAACTAAGGCATAATTTATTCTGCAAATAAAATTTAAACGTGTGTGTTTGTGGATTTGACTGATTGAATATTTAACACAAATCAACAAGAATTTGATTTTATAGTCAACCCTCTACAATTAATTTCAATGAGATAGAATAAGAATAGTATAAGAACAATAAGAACTCACAACAGATTTATGGCAAATAAAGAACTGGATTAAACTATGTTTACAATGCATATTAAATATATGAACTGCACTTTTCTCATAATCTATCTCCTCTGTCTTCCCTACTGGTCTAGGATAGATGGGTGGGTGGGGACGCATCCCTTTTACCACGTAAAACTAAAGGAATTGAAACTAATTCTTCTAGAATTAATTAATCTATCTGCGGGAAATCGATAACTCCATCCTACTCATCAAAGAAAGAATCGATCATCATGTTTCCGATTTCAAAGAATCTCCCTGTGAGTGGCGTAGCTGTACCTGGACCGCCGGATGTTGTCCCGGCGCTTCTTGTAGACCACCGCAGCCGCCGCCGCCAGGACCGCCGCCGCCAGTATCAGACTCACCACTATCGCCGTTTTCTTCCCCCCGTTCatcccgccgccgccgccttcgCCATCTCCCTTCACTTTATGGCTCAGCGCTGCCCTTGAATCGGCGCCGTTGGGCACCGGTGCGGGTACCTTCGTGATCCGGGAGGGGGACGGCGACTCGGGAGGTGGAGACGGAGAAGAGTGTGGGGTTTCTGGCGGTGGAGAAGCAGGCGAAGTACTCAGAGAGGGGGAAGGCGCCGGAGGGGGTGCATTAGGAGTGCGGATCGGGCCACCGGGGACCGGCGACTGCGACGGCGACGGTGACAACGCGGAGGAAGTAAGATCCGCCACTGAAAGCAGTAATAGGACGAAGGCTGTGGCGGAAGAAGAGAGGAgcatcgccgccgccgccgccatggGAGGACCAGTGGAGAGAAATCCGGCGACAGATCTGATGGAGAAGCGGATGGTGATGTGCTGTCAAGGAAACGGTGGTTGGGCATGATCACCGCCGAATCGGGCTTACAGCTGTCGGATGGACGTTTCTGGGGAGGATCCACTGCAGTGCCCGATTCATGGAATCCGAATGACGAAAGTTTAGCCACGTCGTTCGGAATTTTAAATCGCAGTAATTTGACACATGATTGCCGATGTGGGTCTGTACACGGTAGCGGGTAAGCGGGTAGGGAGTGGGAGTGGGAATATGGAATGAATTTCTGCCGAATTGGTGCGTACGAATTGGGTTCGTTCAAATACGAATAATTGTGGGGCAACGCCTTTTATTAAGCACATGATTGTGCTCAGTGAATGATAACGTTGACTAAGACGGGTCAATGGTCAATTTACTTTGACTTCAAATAATTACttccatcttctttttcttttttcacatccaaaagtatttttaactttataaaattgttttttttattctttaaaaaatttaaattaaaacttttaacttttagAGTATTACAGGATTATCAACTAGTTTCAATGAAAAGTGTtgcataaaattaaaaataatatatatattttttaacatggaAAGAGTGTATCCTAAGGACCTACTTAAGACCTGAGTGTGAGTAAATACAAATAGAGATAGTCAAGTCAATAAGCGTTTTAAATATTCTTcccttaaaaacattttaaatgaAAAAACTATTAGAATATGTTTATATATTTCATTCTTAAAGACAAATATAAACACGAACCATCAATACGTAAGAAATCAAGTTTAGGACAAACAAGATGAAATCATAAAGGCATATTTAAATGTTCACTCATTAAACTAAGTTTAGGAGTCAACTTTAATCTTGGTCTTAGGATGAAAGCTTAGGACCTATTCAAAATCCCAAGAATTAGGTGACTTTAAATAAAGATCTTTAAGACATATTTAAATGTTCGCccattaaaataagtttaaaatagtaCCATACCTATTTTAGAATTTGATAAAGGTGGAGGGCCCATTTCCAATATTATATGTTGGCAAAATCACATTGGGCGTGTGAAGAAAGATGTTGTGGTCAAAGTGTTAACATTAATGTCAATGTTACAAGGACACTTTCATATGTTATAGGTTGATATTAGTATTAATCATAATGTTTGACTACTTATTTAACAATTTATTTACTCATCTATTGTATTAGTTCATTGTAGAACTAGGAAGCTTAGTTAATTGAGCCTAATTGTCAAATAATAGTTGATATGCGTCAAATTCCATCATCTTGGAACTTGAATAAATGCAATGTTTATTGAAAAGACAACCTAACTTCTGGTACAATTAAGCTCGCAGgtgattttgagtattttttttatGGTAAAGTATCAGGATGCTTTCTTAGATATCTAAGTAAAGATTGAGTGATCGTCTTaactgataattttttttatttatgattttttaatttatctggaTGACAGATGAAAATCGAATTCGTCGTCCATAAAATTAATTAGTATAAACGGAATATATGATGCCAATATATTCCAGTAGATTGAGTAATTTTAACGTGCATAACAAATTATTTAAGTTAGCTTTATTTTGTATTTGTAATTTATTCATCAAGTGCGTGATGGCTTGATAGAGTGCATGTGTAGAATTGACTCAATTGAAAGCCAGTTTAAAGTCATTAAGAGTAGAGGTGAGCATTCTTGAATTCGTTAAAATCGAAATaatggattttttttattaactaaATTGATCGATTCATACTATTGAAATTGAACCAATCggacaaataaaaaaatattattttttaaataaaaactaaatcagtttataaaaaataaaatatcttaatatatttgttaaaaaaataatttaataagtttaatttatttttaaaatctaaaataacttatttaattaaaataaccaatggttttaaaaaaaaaatgaaattaattacAAGGTGCGGAACTTCTAGATCGTGACTATGAGCTTGTTTATTTTATTCCCAAGTTGTACATTTTCTACTATATCCTTTTGCTCTTACTTAAACTGTCAGATGAAATTTTATGCCTCCAGAAAGATTCTGGGAAGAAAACTATTAGTAGACTCACACTTAGTGTATAAGTCTTGGACGTATTTATTGGTATAGGTtacattaataattaaattcaaattttaatgtaTGACAAATGTTAAAATTATACTTATGTTTTCTAACTTATTTTGCCAATTTATCAAAAGGCGTGTCTTGGATATTGTATTTATTAAAAGGTGCATCATAGTTTGGTTTTTACCAAAGGGCACCGTTTATTCATGTGAAATTTCTATTTTAACCCTTCCGCCAACGCCCCCTCCTTCGTTGTGAATTTTCAGGCATCCGCCCCACAATTTGAAttattttgacttaaaaataatGTTGCGTTCATTTTTTTCCTCCGTCTGTCAACTCGGCCATGCCTAGGTGTTCTTCGTAAGTTTCCAATTTCAGCTCCAATATTGTGGCGAAATCGTCCTCCTAGTGAAACCCTAAGTAATGTGTTTGTACCTTGATCAAGCGACATCTAGCATTTAGACCTTCCGATCTAACGTTTGCGAGGCTCAGgtgtagggttttagggtttccgTCAATAATCTTTTTTCATAATGGCGCAAAGAAAGGGATCCGTTGTATCGTCCTCTCCACTTCAATTATCTGTAAAGGTATCACCTTTCGAAAGTCTGTTAATCTAAAACTCTGTGATTTTGAAAAGCTCAACGagtatgatttaaaaatttttaaattttcaaaatttagggtTCAGTGGATGTTGGTCAGAAACTGCATTGGAATAGTGTATtaggtcactttaaaagtttttttcaagcATCCACAAAGAAAGGAAGACATCATGGATCTGTgattttacatgaccgacacatagcAATGATCAAACAGTGACCCTTTAGCATTTTTTTGGACATACAAGATATGCAACATATCCGTGGTATTTTggtcaatatatttcaaaattgggattcaaatgtaggtgcagcggaggtcggcaagagggggggggggtgaattgctcctgaaaaattaaaactataccctcctcggaattcaactcaaaaataaaagcagcagtaaaataataacaactaaattaaggagatagaaaataaatcagaaacagaatttaaactggttacaaccaagagggttgttaatccagggcgatgaaaagcgcactaacaaaaatctccttctctgaaggcggagaagccttttacacttttgaaagctcactagttgcttaggaattgcttatggtattgattgcttgagttgtattgaattcctagctctaggggcctttaaataacctctggaaattctatctcggaggtccagggcacctccaacagaggtccaaggcgcctccaaggggtgagcggataaaactttatccgcagcgcaaacggtcagttttgacctgttgaaggcgccttcaacaaggttgaaggcgccttcaagctggaagcgcctccaagcctgatagaggcgcctccaagctggcagcttgaattccagcttgcttctttgcttcgctttgacttccgacgcttcgatcttttgggtgattgcggccaaccggaatagggctcactcgaacccaattcccggccttctcctcgagcaggcttccgtccgacttctcgtctctcgaacgccgcgcacgttcttctcgctccaccggagtactcttccgcagctctctcatccttcggacgcaccaagcccgtcggctcccttcccgtgccgtccttctcgctagctgcgtcttccgctcgacttcctgcgctcctaagctcctgcacactcagacacagggatcaaacaaagcaggacctaaccaacttggttgatcacatcaaaacactcatGGGGACCAACATCAAATACTCAAACCTTCAGATTCTCAAGTACAATGTAATTTCATTACGAAGTAGCTGTAtagtaaaattaaatattttgcaAAGGTGAATAATCTAGTCAGCTAATGGCAGTGATAGTGGGTTCTTATTACAAACGAGGCCTGATACGATATCGTATCAGGCCCAGCGTGTGGTGAATACTTATGTATATGTTTGTAGATGTCAACTAATCATTTAACTTAGTCAGGCATTCCGGTTGCCTTCGCAAGAAGAGACGTTTCATTGCTCcttggtattgcagaccgaggagcttcGATTCCGATCAATTCAAATAAAGCAGGTGGTGACCTCTTTCTAACATGcttctaaaataaaaaagaagctactagatcaagaattgaggagttgcttagaTTTTATGAAAATCGCGTTGAAggagaagatgatgttttattatttataaattctatattttgtatatatttatttgtgtcttattttcttctagtacatataaggtcccgttaTGTCTTATAGAtgtagtagatgattttgagaatcttgctagattcaactgggttgaagctATCCATGAATTTATGGATCCATAATTAtctaagattggggacatattttcttcAACTCGGACAACAGATtttaacaccaacctcccttacctaaagggctTTGCTGGTCTTTTGGTAGTAAGTTTAAAAATGATGTTAAATTTAACAATAATTTGCGGACATGTATGAATAGTTAACACTTGTGATGGTGAATtaggcatggtttttggagcatgttccaatccaaaaccatacaaaatagaaggagcaagaataaataagtggaggaatattccttcacatattagtaagatGAGGTATTTGTTCGAACGAgtctcatctgaagaggtaaattttaattACTGATTAACTGTGACTTTAGTTTGGTTAAAAGGAATTTATTAAACATGTGTTTTAATATTTTGACAGGTTCAgattgacctaatccctacccaatatgagaattcattggttgagaaccttatTGCCGTTGATGGCATTACACGTGAAATGGTGACATCACAATTTGAAGTAAAGGAAGAAGGAAGGCAAAGTAATCAGGaatgttgtaattgcattattcaagcaaacataattaaggagctaacaatggagaacatgcattTGAATGATAGGGTGAAAGACTTacttaaaatattagaaaataaagGCATGCAATCTCAATATAGCGAGTCTGTAGACATTTCTCAATATGAACTAGTAACTTTTGCAACAAGAAataggagaggacgtgacagaagtcgctatgattacagggatactccaattgatagtccactGTAGCTCCAAATTTTATCTAAGAGGCAGCGGAGAAATATACAAATATGTGAGCCTGCGGAGAACGTTTCAAGACAAGGAGAGGGGAAAAAAAGTTTAAAGGAACATGATCTCCTGGAGAAGGAGAAAGGAAAAATTAATGtggatgatatggaagaagaaagagagattGTAGAATTGAAGGAAGATGAATATGAAGAAGAGGCAGAGAATGATGCAGATAGGATTGCCTCACATAACCAAATGAGGAAACAAGCCATTGATGTAAGTAGATATTGGCAAAATTTATAGTTATTAGTTTGATTTAATTcactatttaaaattcttttatgtTGATGGACATAgtttgtgaagaagcaatttaagacttcgaagaaaaaaaacaagatcAAGATGTAGCGTACTTGTTGAAAGTGTTGGAGAAACTAAAGTATGTGAATTACttagttgatttaattaatttataagtcAAGACAATTTTATGTTTTTCTAATTTAGATGATTATATGGTTCTCTATTTAAATTCTGTGAATTATAATCATTGCTatactttgtaggtttacaaaaGAATTCATTTGGGAGGAGCCACCCTTTGCTTTAAATGTATATTCCCTCTTttctggtgtgaatggagagatgTTGACAAATGGGGAGGTAATTGACACGTATTGTAAGATTCTATTTAGGGGGCATCCTCGTCTGGTAGGACATACAGCAAGTCTATTTATTGTTCAAACTTCTTCATAGTAAGGAATTTATTTGAGAATAGTTAATATTTGAATACAATTTATTATGGTTAAGTATGTATGAATTTGCTTGTTTGtagtcattaataaaattctcaaGCAATGTTGCCTTCCAACAAGTGATAAAGACAGATACAGATGATGAAGAggttaggtatatttttataccattgtgcagtgataatgcacacttccacttgttGGTGGTCGACACCAATTCTATGAcgttcaatcattacaattctctagcaagtggaagAAAAATACAACTATGAATTTGATGCAGCGGTGAGCATCCAATATTCatgtgtttgtttgtattgtaGTATAAATGTTAGTTaatgtcaaatttaaattttctccTCAATCTTACAGGTATTAGATTTAAAACTCTATAGTCGTGAGCATCTTGTTGCTATTTATCCAAAATTTGAAAGGCACAATCCTCTCGATCAATGGATGTCTCATACAATAGAATGCCCACAACAAGAAGCCAGGTAAGCCGAGCAAATACTCTGAACAGAAaatattgatttaaaatattgaaCATTAAATTGGTGTTGTTATTTACAACcttgactgtggcttctttgtaatccaatacattcgatgtcttcTGTACGAAATGAAGATGAACTTTAAGCAATGAGAcatgaaaaaaattagaattgatgtaattgtatcaattttgagggataagttttgtaaaacattggattaaatagCCAGCGTTGTAAGCCAAAAAGTTGGTAGGCAATGTAAAGGTACTATTAGGTAGTGTTTGTAGTTTTATATCTGTGTATGTAGTCTATGTGATTTAATACAGTGGTATATATCATATGAGAAGGGTATACTAAATTGTCACAAGAATAATAATactattgcatagtgattagtgaACTAAAAATCATAATATCCAAATTGTCATGCCGGTGCTTATCAGTTAAAAGAgacataatttatataaatcattaTATTGCACACCATATCTATCTTCTGAAAACTAAAAAAATGGTAACGGATATGATTTTTCAGAAATCCCAGTAGGATAGGTACGACACTGGGTTTCAAGTGTACAATGTTTGCATCGAAATTTACATTAGGCATGTAAATGTGCAACTCCAATGTAAATATAgattgcactacaacaaaaaccctcatagacatcggttttccaccgccgtctattacattttcgaccgatgtctatgaaggcgatgtaaaaggtctgccattttagacatcgggttaaaaccggtgtagtatcacttaacgacatcgggtgtaaaaccgatgtaatattatatgttaataacaccagttttggcagcggtatatgaccgatgtaatattagttaatgacaccgattttgcagtggtggaaaatcgatgtaatatcagtattgtttaacgacacaaattcgatttccgaaacaatgaaaaaccgacagtatccaagaaaatacacaaatattcacaaattatacaaatattcttcttccaacagtatccataaaatacacaaatattctttttacaacatcaaaagctaatagatattgtacacatcaagtaaTATCCgtaatttacattccatgcaaatgcatgcatcatccaaaattttcaaaaatcaaatacctttcctactcaaatgtaatctagcatgcattcagcccactcgaaccgcacttcatcaatttcaactctagagtacttgagatttgtaaacctAGAACGAGGAGTTATAGGGAAGGAGTAGAAGAGGAGTCGACAGGGAGCAGAAGAGGAGCAAGAAAAGAGTCGGCAGGGAGCGGGGAGGGGAGAGCAGAGAGAAGAGAGCAGAGTCGGGGATGAGAAAGAGGGGAAAAACCTAGATAAGGAGAGAAATAGGGGGAAATAAGGTGGAAAAAAAGTTTGCATTTCTTTGTAGTTTTATTCGCAGCATACTATATGCCATTGATAGTAAAGGTGATGCATTAGCAGCATACCAATTTTTGCACGCATGCACAGCGCATGTTAATATACATGTCGTAAATAAGAATATTAACAGCGTATTTTTAATGTACGTCGTTAAAACCTAAATACAAATTTTGTTTTCAAGTTTATATTATTAACTGCGCACATCAATATGCACGTcgttaataatactattaacggTGTAGTTTTAATGTGCGCTGTTAATAGCGTACTgcgaaaaattatttttgttgtagtgtagggCTCGAATCT is drawn from Zingiber officinale cultivar Zhangliang chromosome 1B, Zo_v1.1, whole genome shotgun sequence and contains these coding sequences:
- the LOC122038181 gene encoding proline-rich receptor-like protein kinase PERK12, translating into MAAAAAMLLSSSATAFVLLLLSVADLTSSALSPSPSQSPVPGGPIRTPNAPPPAPSPSLSTSPASPPPETPHSSPSPPPESPSPSRITKVPAPVPNGADSRAALSHKVKGDGEGGGGGMNGGKKTAIVVSLILAAAVLAAAAAVVYKKRRDNIRRSRYSYATHREIL